A stretch of DNA from Nitratireductor thuwali:
CCCAGCAAGATGCCGGCGAGCGCCCCAAGGGAGACATGCCAGGGCGAGCCGACAAAGCGATAGGCGACAATGGAGGCAATGGCGCTGACGACGACAACCGGCAGCCAGAGAGACCGCTTCCGGAAGCCCATGACAAGACCTGTGAAATATATCGGCAGGAGAAAGTCCAGTCCGATGGCATGAGGGTCGGGGATCAGACGGCCGAACAGCGCGCCGAGCCACGCCTCGACGACCCAGAAGAGATAGATGGGCAGGCCCATCCCCATATACCAGGCGAAGGAAAGAGTTCCGTATTCCCGGCGCCGTTCGGCCTCGGCGAACTGCGGATCGACGAGAAAGAAGAAACCGATCGCCTGCTGCATCGGTCCCCAATGGGAGATATGACGGCCGATCGTAGCCGAATAGAGCACGTGCCGGAAATTGACGGCAAAGATCGACAGCACGATAAGCCACGGCGCGACCCTGGTGCCGAAGAGGTCGACCCCCACCATCTGGCTGGCGCCGGCATAGATCGTGGCACTCATGAAGATCGCCTCGAAAACGGTGAAGCCGTTGTCGATGGCCAGCGCGCCGAAAAGAAGACCGAAAGGCATTGCCGCGACCACGACCGGGAGGCTGGCCCTGGCGCCGGACCAGAACTCGCTCGCCGTGCTGTCGTCGGCATAACTGTCCGCGCTCATGATTCCTCCAAGCCCCGGAAAATAGGTCAGAATAGCTGACCAGTCATGTCAATTCCGTTGAGCCACGCTTCAGGGCAATTGATGAGACAGGCGCATTATTCCTGGCCGATGCGTTCGAACCAGGCGTCTTCGTCGATCACTTCGATGCCGAACTCCGCCGCCTTCTTGAGCTTGGAACCCGCTCCCGGCCCCGCCACCACGAGGTCGGTCTTGCGCGAGACGGAGCCTGCCACCTTGGCGCCGAGACGCTCGGCCATGGCCTTGGCCTCGTCGCGCGACATGCGCTCCAACGCGCCGGTGAAGACGATCGTCTGGCCGGCTACAGGCGACTCCGTGACAGGCCGCTCGGCATCCTCGACGTTCACTTCCTCGGCCAGCCGCTCGACGAGGGCGCGGTTATGCTCTTCGGCAAAGTAGGCCGCCACCGCGTCGATCACGGCATCGCCGATGTCATCCAGCGCGTCCATCTCCTCGCGCGCATGGAGGTCGCCCTCCGCCACCGCCAGGGCGGCGTCGTGGAAATCGACCCATGAGCCGTAGGCGCGCGCCAGCGTGGTCGCCGTGCGTTCGCCCACATGACGAATGCCAAGGCCGTAGATCATGCGGTCGAGCGGGATCGTGCGCCGCGCTTCGATGGCGTCGAACAGGTTTTGCGCGGAGGTCGCGCCCCAACCATCCTTGTCCTTGAGCTTCTTCATGTTCTGCCGGTCGCGGGCCGCCAGCGTGAAGATGTCGGCCGGGCTCCTGACCGGCAGGTCCGGATCAAGGAAGAAGAACTCGATCTGCTTTTCCCCGAGACCCTCGATGTCGAAGGCCCGACGCGAAACGAAATGGCGTAGATGCTCGATCCGCTGGAACGGGCAGGCGAACTCGCCGGAGCAGCGCCGCACGACCCCTTCGCCGCCTGCCGCCGTGCCCTCGCGGATGACGGGCGTCTTCAGATCGCAGGGGCAGACGGTGGGAAACTGGAACTTGCGCGCGTCGGCCGGCCGCCTTTCCGGCACATAGTTCAGGATTTGCGGGATCACGTCGCCGGCGCGCTGCACCGTGACCGTGTCGCCTATCATGATCCCCAGCCGCTCGATCTCCTCCGCATTGTGCAAGGTGGCATTGGTGACCACCACCCCGCCGACCGTGACAGGCTCCAGCCTGGCGACGGGCGTCAAGGCTCCCGTGCGCCCAACCTGGATATCTATTTCCTTCAGAACCGTGGTGGCGCGCTCGGCAGGGAATTTGTGCGCGATCGCCCAGCGCGGATTGCGCGAGACAAAACCCAACCGCTGTTGCAGCATCAGGTCGTCGACCTTGTACACGACACCATCGATGTCGTAGCTGAGGCTCCCGCGCTGCGCTTCTATCCTGTGGTAGTGCTCGAGCAGTTCCGTCGCGGTGCGGCAAAGCAGCATCAGCGGATTTGTGGCGAACCCGTAGCGCCTTAGTGCATCCACCATGCCCATTTGCGTATCGGCCGGCATCCGGCTCACCTCGCCCCAGGCATAGGCGAAGAATTTCAACGGCCGCGCCGCCGTGATCGACGGATCGAGCTGGCGCAGCGACCCCGCGGCCGTGTTGCGCGGATTGACATAGGTCTGCTTGCCCTCCGCCGCCTGGCGCTCGTTGAGCGCCAGGAAATCGCGATGGGTCATATAGACCTCGCCGCGCACTTCCAGAATGTCAGGAGGATCGTCGGCAAGCACGTTTGGAATATCCGAAACCACCCTGGCATTGGCCGTGACGTTCTCGCCCACCTGCCCGTCCCCCCGCGTGGCGGCCGAAACGAGGCGCCCGGCTTCATAGCGCAAAGACAGGGACAACCCGTCGATCTTGGGCTCGGCCGTCATGGCGATGGGCGCGTCTGCATCGAGCTTGAGATAGCGCCGGATGCGGGCGACGAAATCTATGACGTCTTCGTCGGAAAAGGCGTTGTCGAGGGAGAGCATCGGCACCTTGTGCCGCACCTTCTCGAACTTGCCCGAAACCGGAGCGCCGACCCGGCGCGACGGCGAATCCTCCCGCACGAGAGCCGGAAACCGCTGCTCGATGGCCAGGTTGCGGCGACGCAGCGAATCATATTCCGCGTCGGTGATCGTCGGCGCGTCCTCGGTGTGATAGCGCCGGTCGTGCTCCGCGATCTCGGCGGCAAGCCGGGCGAGTTCGTCCCTGGCTTGGGATTCCGTCAATTCGTCGACGGGGATCTTGGCTGTGCTCATGATTGGCGAATCCGGTGTGGAACGGGCCGCCAACATATGGTCAATTCCGGCCTTGCCTCAACACCTTCAGCTTGCCGCCAGCGCATTCTCCTGCAAAAGCCGCTCGGCCGCCGCGCGCGCTTCCTCCGTCACCGTGGCGCCCGCGAGCATGCGCGCGATCTCTTCCTGGCGCGCATCCCGGTCCATCACGGCGATCCCCGTTGCCACGCGGTCATGGCCGCCCGTCTTGGCAATCAGGTAATGGGTGCCGGCCCGCGCGGCCACCTGAGGCGCATGGGTGACCGACAGCACCTGGATGCGGCTTGCCAGCCGCGCAAGGCGCTGACCGATGGCATCGGCCACCGCCCCGCCCACGCCGGTGTCTATTTCGTCGAAGACCAGCGTCGGCGCCGACCCCCTGTCGGCAAGCGCCACCTTCAGTGCCAGCAGAAAGCGCGAAAGCTCACCGCCCGATGCCACTTTCATGATCGGCCCCGGACGTGTGCCCGGATTAGTCTGCACCCAGAACTCAACCCGATCGATGCCCTCTTCCATCCGGTCCTCGGGCGCACTGTCGATCTGCACCAAGAACCGGGCGCGCTCCAGTTTCAGCGCCGGCAGCTCCGCCATCACCGCAGCGGCAAGCGTCTCCGCGGTGGCCTGGCGCGCCTCGGAAAGCCGGCCAGCAGCAGCATCGAAGGCATCGCGCCGTTCTGCCGCGCCCTTCTCCAGCAAGCCCAGCCGCTCCTCGCCCGCATCGAGATCGGCCAGATCGTTGTCCATCCGGTCGCGCAGCGCCGCCAGTTCGTCGACCATCACATTGTGCTTGCGCGCCACCGCACGCAGCGCGAAGAGGCGCTCTTCGGCCTGGTCCAGACGCTGGGGATCGAACTCGCTCGCCCGCATGGCCTCGTCCACAGCGCTCTGCGCCGCGTCTAGTGAGATCAACGCCTCGTCAAGCGACGTGATGATTTCCTCCAGAAGTCCCGGCGCTTCCTGCGCCTTACGCTGAAGCCGGCGCAACAGGCTGGCCAGCGCCGGCAGGGGTGAGGCCTGCCCGGACAGCACTTCCTGCGCATCGGCGATATCGGCGGCGGTTTTCTCTGCCCGCATCATCCGCGCGCGTTCGTCGGCAAGTTCCGTTTCTTCGCCTGGGCGCGGGTCGAGCTTTGACAATTCCTCGACGGAAGCGCGCAGAAAATCGGCCTCACGTGCGGCCGCTTCGACCTTGGCCCTGTGGCGGGCAAGCTCCTGCTCGGCCTGCCGCCACGCGCGCCAGGCAGCACGAACCTCGCCCGTCAGTGGAAGCAGCCCGCCAAAGGCGTCGATCAGATCGCGATGCGCGGAGGTATCGACAAGCGCCCGCTCGTCGTGTTGGCCGTGTATCTCCACCAGCGCGCGCCCGACCTGCCGCATGAGCGCGACGCTGGAAGGCTGGTCGTTGATGAAAACGCGGGTGCGCCCGTCCGCCGACTGCACACGCCGCAGGATGATGTCGCCGCTATCGTCGACGGCATTCTCACGCAGCACATCGCGGGCTGGGTGGACCGCCGGCACGTCGAAAACGGCGATCACCTGCCCCTGATCGGCGCCATGGCGCACCAGTGAAGCATCGCCGCGCGCGCCCAGCGCAAGCGAAAGCGAATCAAGCAGAATGGACTTGCCCGCCCCAGTCTCTCCCGTCAGCACCGACAGCCCGGCCGAGAAATCAATATCGAGCCGTTCGATCAGGACAATATCGCGGATCGAAAGGTGTGCGAGCATGAAGCGCCTAGGAGCCTGCCCCCACAATCAAGCCAGCGGCTTTGGAAATCCAGGAGCCCGTATTCTCTCTCGGCTCCAGCCCGCCCGATTGCAGGAGTGCGTAGGAATCCTTGTACCATTCGCTTTCCGGGAAATTGTGCCCCAGAACCGCGGCGGCCGTCTGCGCTTCCGATGCGATACCCATGGCGAAATACGCTTCCGTCAGCCGCGCAAGCGCCTCCTCGACGTGCCGCGTGTTTGCGTAGTTCTCTACCACGCCCCGGAAACGGCGGATGGCCGCAATGTACTCCCGGCGCTCCAGATAATAGCGGCCGATCTGCATTTCCTTGCCGGCGAGCTGGTCACGCGCGAAACGCACTTTGGCCTGAGCATCGGGCACATACTCCGAATCCGGCCAGCGCTGGGCGACCTGCTCCATCGCCTCGATCGTCTGACGCGCTTCCTTCTGGTCCTGGGTCACTTCCTTGATCTGCCGGAAGTAGCTCAGCCCGACCAGATATTGCGCATAGGCCGCGTCGTCGCTGGTCGGATAGAGCGCCACATAGCGCTTGCCGCTGTTGATCGCCTCGGCATAGTTGCCCTGGCGGTAGTTCGCAAAGGTGGCCATCAGAAGCGCCTTGCGCGCGAACTCCGAATAGGGATGCTGCCGGTCGACGGCCTCGAACTTGGCGACCGCTTCCTTGAGCCGCCCCGATTCGAGATTGGCCAAGCCCTGATTGTAGAGCGCATCGGCCGGCTCCGTCTGCTCCACATAGGTGGACAGGTCGAGATCCTTCTCCGCATTGCAGCCGGCCGCCAGGAGCGGCAAGGCCACTGCCGCAAAGGCTGTACGGACCGGAGCCCTCAAGCTCATCCGATCGGCGAGGCGTCTAAAATTCATGCGGGCTCGGCCCCTCTGGCGCATTCAGACAAAAGATGTGCACGCAGTCATAGTGCATAATCCCGGCGCGCGGCAACGCTATCGACGGCCAATGGCACATTTTTGTGGCAGCATGCATCCGGGGCCGGCATCGCCCCAAGAATCAAGTCGTCACAGAACCCAAGGCGCGTAGACGGGTGCGTTGACGGCGATCATTTCGGCGCCCCTGCCCCGCTCGCGGCGCGTGGTCTCGACGATCTCGAATGCGGAAGGGTCGGTGAGCAGATGCCGCAGGGCGGCAGCGTTCAGCCGGTGCCCGCCGCGATAGGAACGGAAACAGCCGATGAACCTTGCTCCGGCCAAAGCCAGGTCGCCAACCGCGTCCAGCATCTTGTGGCGAACGAACTCGTCCTCGTAGCGCAGACCTTCCATGTTGATCACACGGTGGTCCTCGCCGATAACGACGGAGTTTTCGAGCGACGAGCCGAGCGCAAAGCCGGCGGCCCAGAGCCGCTCGACATCCTTGATGAAGCCGAAAGTGCGCGCCCGCGCGATCTCTCGGGCAAAAACTTCGGCGTTCATGTCGACCGCAAAGGCCTGCCGGCCGATGGCCGGGCTCTCGAAATCGATCTCGACCTCGAACCTCGTGCCGTCATGGGGCAGAAATTCGGCCCAGGAGTTGCCCATGCCTATGCGAACCGGCTTCTTGATCCGGATGTAACGGCGCTTCACATCGAGCTGCCTGATACCGGCCTGCCGAAAAGCTTCGACAAAGACCGCGGCGCTGCCGTCCATGATCGGCACTTCACCGCCATCGATCTCGATCGCGGCATTGTCTATGCCCATCGCCGACAGCGCGGCCATGAGATGCTCGACCGTCGCGACGTGATCGCCGGAAGTATCGCCAAGGCCGGTGCAAAAATCCGTCTCGCCGACCTCCGCCGCAAGCGCTCGTATCACCTTGCCCTCGGCATTCTCGTCTATCCGTTGAAAGACAATACCTGTGTCTGCATCCGCCGGATTGAAGTGGATGGAAACGGATTCGCCGGAATGAACGCCAATGCCCGAGAGCGAGAAGCGCGCGTCTAGTGTCGTCTGATATTCGAGCAAATCGATCCCCATCAGCTCGCCCGTACCGCTCCGCTCCATTCGGTGGTGCGGACGGCTTCTAGCGGAAGCACGCGACTAGCCCCAAAAACGCCCCATGCTCCGGTCTCGTTTGGGTCGCAAGATAATGTTCCCGCTCCACGACTCCAAATCACGCTTTCTTACCCGGTGTTACCATGATGCGGAAATTGCTAAACAGATATAAAAGTTTGTTTTAGTTTAACATTTCCTAACCAAAACGGGCGCCGGCGCGCCCGTTTTGTTACTGCATGTTACAGCCGCGTTACCGCCTAGTTTGCCTGCCTGCGCAGGAAGGCGGGAATCTCGAGCTGATCGTCCTCCTGCGTGGCCCGCGGCTGCTGGCTGATTCTGCCATGGTCGTCGAGCTGACCCCGGCGCGGAGCATAGAGCTGGCTTTCGCTGGAAGGCTGACGGCGCGCCTCCGGGGCCGGCTGGCGCAGGCGCGGCTCGGGCGGCGGAGCCGAATGGCCATCGTCTTCGCGGCGCGAAAGGCCGTTGGTCAGGCGCTTGAGCAGGCCCATCGGACCGCGCTCCTCGTGGTCCGGCGCATGCTCGGCGCGACCGCTGGACTGTATCTCGGCCTGCACCACCGGCGGAAAGTCCTCCACGCGGGGCATGCGCACCGGCTGCGGCGCAGGCTGCTGCGGCTGCATCGCCTGCTCGGGCGCCGGCTGCGGCGCTGCCGGGCGCGGCGTGTAGCCGGCCGCCGGAGCGGCTGCCTGAGGTGCTGCGGGGGCGGGCTTGAAGAGCTTGCTCTGCGGCTGAAACGCGCTCGTCATCTGCTGCGCGTCCTGTTCGGCGCTGCGGATTGCTTCAGCCACGGGGTCGTTTCCCACCGCGACGCCTCCTTCAGGAGCGACATCGCGGGCCACGGGCTGGGGCCGGGCTTCCGCTCCCGCCGTCCGCGGCGCCTGCTGGGACGGCTGCGCGGTCGGCCGCATCGGCTGGCGAATCGCCGACGGTGGCGAGGAGATCTCTGCCGCCGTCTTGTCGATGCCGGTAGCCACCACGGAGACGCGGATAACGCCTTCGAGTTCCTCGTCGAAAGTCGCGCCCAGAATGATGTTGGCTTCCGGATCCACCTCCTCGCGGATGCGGGTCGCAGCCTCGTCCACCTCGAACAGCGTCATGTCGCGGCCGCCGGTGATGGAGATCAGAAGGCCGCGCGCACCCTTCATGGAGGTTTCGTCGAGCAGAGGATTGGCGATCGCGGCCTCGGCGGCCGCCATGGCTCGTCCCTCGCCGGAAGCCTCGCCCGTGCCCATCATAGCCTTGCCCATCTCGCGCATGACGGAGCGGACGTCGGCAAAGTCAAGATTGATGAGGCCTTCCTTGACCATCAGGTCGGTGATGCAGGCCACGCCCGAATAAAGAACCTGATCCGCCATGGCGAAAGCATCGGCAAAGGTCGTCTTGTCGTTGGCGATGCGGAAGAGGTTCTGGTTCGGAATGACGATGAGCGTATCGACGCACTTCTGCAGTTCCTCGATACCCGCCTCGGCCGTTTTCATCCGACGCTGGCCTTCGAAATGGAACGGCTTGGTCACCACGCCGACGGTGAGGATTCCCTTCTCCCGTGCCGCCCGCGCCACGACGGGCGCCGCACCCGTGCCCGTGCCGCCGCCCATGCCGGCGGTGACGAAGCACATATGCGTGTTCGACAGGTGGTCCAGGATCTCGTCGATGCATTCCTCGGCGGCCGCCTGGCCCACTTCGGGCTGCGAACCGGCACCCAGCCCCTCGGTCACCGATGCGCCAAGCTGGATCAGACGATCCGACTTCGACTGGGTGAGTGCCTGGGCATCGGTATTGGCCACCACGAATTCGACGCCGCGAAGCCCCGCCGTGATCATGTTGTTGACGGCGTTGCCGCCGCCTCCGCCAACGCCGAACACCGTTATCTTCGGCTTGAGCTCGGTGATGTCCGGTTTTTGCAAGTTGATCGTCATTGTCCTCGTCCTTTCCGCCTTCATGCCGCCTCGCCGCTGCGGCCGCCATCGGGAATTGTTGTTCTAAAAACTGTCCCGCAACCATTGACCTACGCGCTGGAACCGCCCCCCGGTGCCCGTTGCGCGCGTGAATATGCCGCCTTTTGTTCCACGGCTTTCGTAATCCGCAACCTGCGGATAAATCAGCAGCCCGATCGGGGCCGAGAACGCCGCGCCCTTCGCGGCCTCGGGAAGCCCGGCCACGCCAAGCGGCCGTCCAAGACGCACGTTGCGCCCAAGAAGCCGGCGCGCCGCCTCCGGCAGACCGCCAAGCTGGCTCGCGCCGCCGGTCAAGACAACCCTGCGCCCCACCAGGTTACCGTAACCTGACCGGTTCAGCCGGTCGCGCACCAGTTCCAGCGTCTCTTCGACCCTCGCCCGCACGATGCGCGTCATGACTGCCCGCGGCACCTGCAAAGGCTGCTCCGTCTCATCACTGCCGATAGGCTGGATCGCCACGATGTCGCGATCGTCGGCGCTGGCCGGCAGGGCCGAACCGTGCATGACCTTCAACCGTTCGGCGTCTTCCAGCCGCGTCGAAAGCCCGCGCGCCAGGTCCATCGTCACATGGTTGCCGCCGACCGGCAGCGCATCCGCATGCACGAATTTGCCATCGACGAAAACCGAGATCGTCGTGGTGCCTCCGCCCATATCGATGCAGGCCGCACCCATCTCCGTCTCGTCATCCACCAGCGCCGCGAGCCCGCTGGCATAGGGCGTCGCCACCAGCCGCTCGACGGACAGATGCGAACGGTTTACGCAAAGCTCCAGATTGCGCAGCGGCACCGCGTCTGCGGTCACCACATGCATGTCGACGCCCAGCGTGTCGCCCACCATCCCGCGCGGATCACGGATGCCGCGCTCCGAATCGAGCGAGAACCCGACCGCCAGCGAATGCACGACCTCACGCTCGGCCCGCATGGCCTGGCGCGCGCCCGCCGTAAGCACCCGGTTCACATCGGCCCTGGCCGCTTCGTGCCCGCCGAGATTGATCGTGGCACTGGCGGTCTCGCTCTTCAGCCTGCCAGCCGACACGTTGACGATAAGGGAATCAACCGTCAGCCCCGCCATGCGCTCGGCCGCGTCCACCGCAAGGCGGATGGCCTGCTCGGCACGGTCGAGGTCCACGACGACGCCGGATTTGACCCCTTCGGATTTCTGATGGCCGATGCCGATGACCTTGATGCGGTGCGTGCGGTGACGCAGCGCTCGGCTGCTTTCAGCCGGCAGAAGCCTGGCGATGATGCAGCATACCTTGCTCGATCCAACATCGAGAACGGTAATGACGCCGGAGCGCCGCTCGGTGTTCCCGCCCGACCCGGGGAGCCAGCTCATATCCGGGCTCCCTTCTTTCGCGCCGCCAGATGCTGTTCGATCACCGCATTGCGTTTTTCGGCGGCATCCTCGGTCAGCCCCACGGTGACCCGGTCGTCCAGACGCAGGTCCACCGCTTTGATATCCCGATCGAAAAGCTGATACTGCGCGTTCAGCCGCACCACGGCAGCAAGCGCCTCGTCAGGCTCGCGCTCGGGCAGCTTAATGGTGATACCGTTGTCGAGACGCAGGTCCCAGCGGCGGTCAGCGACGCGGATATAGGCGCGTACGCGGTCGCCAAGTTCGCCGACACCGCCAACCTTTCGAATGAAACCCAACGCAGCCTCGTTGGCGCCGACGCCGAGGACGAGCGGCAACGAGGCATGGCGCGGATTCGTGAAGGGCGCGATGATCGACCCGTCACGCTCGATGACCGACAATTGGCTCCCCTGCTGCCATATGGCGAAAGGCTTGCGCTCCCGAAGAATGACTTCGAGCGTATCCGGATAGACCTTGCGGACGGTGGCGCTTTCGACCCACGGGAGTTCGGCGATCCGCTGCCGAGCCTCGCTCACGTCGAAGCCGACCATCGAGGTCCAGCCGTCGAGCCCGATCTGCTGCAGCACGTCGATTTCGGAGGTCTCCACATTGCCGGCGATCTTCACGTCGCCTATGGCAAAGCCGATGCGCGCCGTCGTCGCCTGCACGACCTCGTCCATATGGCCGCCCTGCAGCCCGCCATAAAGCCCGGTTGCGGCGAACAGGAAGGCCGTCGCCATGGTCGCGGCAAAGGGCGGCGCTTCGAAATCGCCGATGCGGACGCGCTGGACAAGGCGCGCCGGCCGACGAAGCCAGCGCGGCAGCACGAAGCCAGCTTCGCCTGCGCGTGAACCCCTACCTGACGTCAGCGCGAACAAGACGCATCCTCCACCATCCAACTCAACAATTCACCAAATCCCAGCCCGGCATGGGCAGCAATGTCCGGCACAAGAGAGGTTGGCGTCATGCCCGGCTGGGTGTTGATCTCCAGCCAGACCAGATCGCCTTCACCACTACGATCATCGAAACGAAAGTCCGATCGACTCACGCCCCGGCAGCCGATGGCCTTGTGCGCCTTGAGGGACAGTGTCTGTATTTTTTGGTAAATATTCGGTGAAATTTTTGCCGGGCATTCGTGTTTTGAGCCGCCCGGAACATATTTTGAATCATAATCGTAGAAGGCATGACCGACCGGCACGATCTCGCAGACGCCTAGCACCTCCTCGCCCATCACGGCACAGGTCAGCTCCCGCCCGTGGACATAACGCTCGACCATCACACGGTCGCCATAGCGCCAGTCCGAAGATCCCAGAATCTGCGGCGGATGCGACTGCCCCTCGCGTACGATCACCACCCCGAAGCTGGAACCCTCGGCGACCGGCTTGACCACGTAGGGCGGCTCCATCGGATGCTCGCCCAGGATATCGAAGCGGCTCGCCACCATAGACTTGGCGACCGGAATCCCGGCGGCCGAACCCACGATCTTGGCGAGATCCTTGTCCATGGCGAGTGCGGAGGCGAGCACCCCGGAATGGGTGTAGGGAATGGCCAGATACTCGAGGATGCCCTGGATAGTGCCGTCCTCTCCGAACGGGCCATGCAACGCATTGAAGACCACGTCCGG
This window harbors:
- the recN gene encoding DNA repair protein RecN translates to MLAHLSIRDIVLIERLDIDFSAGLSVLTGETGAGKSILLDSLSLALGARGDASLVRHGADQGQVIAVFDVPAVHPARDVLRENAVDDSGDIILRRVQSADGRTRVFINDQPSSVALMRQVGRALVEIHGQHDERALVDTSAHRDLIDAFGGLLPLTGEVRAAWRAWRQAEQELARHRAKVEAAAREADFLRASVEELSKLDPRPGEETELADERARMMRAEKTAADIADAQEVLSGQASPLPALASLLRRLQRKAQEAPGLLEEIITSLDEALISLDAAQSAVDEAMRASEFDPQRLDQAEERLFALRAVARKHNVMVDELAALRDRMDNDLADLDAGEERLGLLEKGAAERRDAFDAAAGRLSEARQATAETLAAAVMAELPALKLERARFLVQIDSAPEDRMEEGIDRVEFWVQTNPGTRPGPIMKVASGGELSRFLLALKVALADRGSAPTLVFDEIDTGVGGAVADAIGQRLARLASRIQVLSVTHAPQVAARAGTHYLIAKTGGHDRVATGIAVMDRDARQEEIARMLAGATVTEEARAAAERLLQENALAAS
- the ftsZ gene encoding cell division protein FtsZ, giving the protein MTINLQKPDITELKPKITVFGVGGGGGNAVNNMITAGLRGVEFVVANTDAQALTQSKSDRLIQLGASVTEGLGAGSQPEVGQAAAEECIDEILDHLSNTHMCFVTAGMGGGTGTGAAPVVARAAREKGILTVGVVTKPFHFEGQRRMKTAEAGIEELQKCVDTLIVIPNQNLFRIANDKTTFADAFAMADQVLYSGVACITDLMVKEGLINLDFADVRSVMREMGKAMMGTGEASGEGRAMAAAEAAIANPLLDETSMKGARGLLISITGGRDMTLFEVDEAATRIREEVDPEANIILGATFDEELEGVIRVSVVATGIDKTAAEISSPPSAIRQPMRPTAQPSQQAPRTAGAEARPQPVARDVAPEGGVAVGNDPVAEAIRSAEQDAQQMTSAFQPQSKLFKPAPAAPQAAAPAAGYTPRPAAPQPAPEQAMQPQQPAPQPVRMPRVEDFPPVVQAEIQSSGRAEHAPDHEERGPMGLLKRLTNGLSRREDDGHSAPPPEPRLRQPAPEARRQPSSESQLYAPRRGQLDDHGRISQQPRATQEDDQLEIPAFLRRQAN
- a CDS encoding outer membrane protein assembly factor BamD — its product is MNFRRLADRMSLRAPVRTAFAAVALPLLAAGCNAEKDLDLSTYVEQTEPADALYNQGLANLESGRLKEAVAKFEAVDRQHPYSEFARKALLMATFANYRQGNYAEAINSGKRYVALYPTSDDAAYAQYLVGLSYFRQIKEVTQDQKEARQTIEAMEQVAQRWPDSEYVPDAQAKVRFARDQLAGKEMQIGRYYLERREYIAAIRRFRGVVENYANTRHVEEALARLTEAYFAMGIASEAQTAAAVLGHNFPESEWYKDSYALLQSGGLEPRENTGSWISKAAGLIVGAGS
- a CDS encoding cell division protein FtsQ/DivIB, encoding MFALTSGRGSRAGEAGFVLPRWLRRPARLVQRVRIGDFEAPPFAATMATAFLFAATGLYGGLQGGHMDEVVQATTARIGFAIGDVKIAGNVETSEIDVLQQIGLDGWTSMVGFDVSEARQRIAELPWVESATVRKVYPDTLEVILRERKPFAIWQQGSQLSVIERDGSIIAPFTNPRHASLPLVLGVGANEAALGFIRKVGGVGELGDRVRAYIRVADRRWDLRLDNGITIKLPEREPDEALAAVVRLNAQYQLFDRDIKAVDLRLDDRVTVGLTEDAAEKRNAVIEQHLAARKKGARI
- a CDS encoding AzlC family ABC transporter permease; amino-acid sequence: MSADSYADDSTASEFWSGARASLPVVVAAMPFGLLFGALAIDNGFTVFEAIFMSATIYAGASQMVGVDLFGTRVAPWLIVLSIFAVNFRHVLYSATIGRHISHWGPMQQAIGFFFLVDPQFAEAERRREYGTLSFAWYMGMGLPIYLFWVVEAWLGALFGRLIPDPHAIGLDFLLPIYFTGLVMGFRKRSLWLPVVVVSAIASIVAYRFVGSPWHVSLGALAGILLGALMVPTVKKDAPR
- the ligA gene encoding NAD-dependent DNA ligase LigA; this encodes MSTAKIPVDELTESQARDELARLAAEIAEHDRRYHTEDAPTITDAEYDSLRRRNLAIEQRFPALVREDSPSRRVGAPVSGKFEKVRHKVPMLSLDNAFSDEDVIDFVARIRRYLKLDADAPIAMTAEPKIDGLSLSLRYEAGRLVSAATRGDGQVGENVTANARVVSDIPNVLADDPPDILEVRGEVYMTHRDFLALNERQAAEGKQTYVNPRNTAAGSLRQLDPSITAARPLKFFAYAWGEVSRMPADTQMGMVDALRRYGFATNPLMLLCRTATELLEHYHRIEAQRGSLSYDIDGVVYKVDDLMLQQRLGFVSRNPRWAIAHKFPAERATTVLKEIDIQVGRTGALTPVARLEPVTVGGVVVTNATLHNAEEIERLGIMIGDTVTVQRAGDVIPQILNYVPERRPADARKFQFPTVCPCDLKTPVIREGTAAGGEGVVRRCSGEFACPFQRIEHLRHFVSRRAFDIEGLGEKQIEFFFLDPDLPVRSPADIFTLAARDRQNMKKLKDKDGWGATSAQNLFDAIEARRTIPLDRMIYGLGIRHVGERTATTLARAYGSWVDFHDAALAVAEGDLHAREEMDALDDIGDAVIDAVAAYFAEEHNRALVERLAEEVNVEDAERPVTESPVAGQTIVFTGALERMSRDEAKAMAERLGAKVAGSVSRKTDLVVAGPGAGSKLKKAAEFGIEVIDEDAWFERIGQE
- the ftsA gene encoding cell division protein FtsA, with protein sequence MSWLPGSGGNTERRSGVITVLDVGSSKVCCIIARLLPAESSRALRHRTHRIKVIGIGHQKSEGVKSGVVVDLDRAEQAIRLAVDAAERMAGLTVDSLIVNVSAGRLKSETASATINLGGHEAARADVNRVLTAGARQAMRAEREVVHSLAVGFSLDSERGIRDPRGMVGDTLGVDMHVVTADAVPLRNLELCVNRSHLSVERLVATPYASGLAALVDDETEMGAACIDMGGGTTTISVFVDGKFVHADALPVGGNHVTMDLARGLSTRLEDAERLKVMHGSALPASADDRDIVAIQPIGSDETEQPLQVPRAVMTRIVRARVEETLELVRDRLNRSGYGNLVGRRVVLTGGASQLGGLPEAARRLLGRNVRLGRPLGVAGLPEAAKGAAFSAPIGLLIYPQVADYESRGTKGGIFTRATGTGGRFQRVGQWLRDSF
- a CDS encoding D-alanine--D-alanine ligase; this translates as MAKKHVAVLMGGFSSERPVSLASGAACADALEAEGYRVTRVDVTREVSDVLAALKPDVVFNALHGPFGEDGTIQGILEYLAIPYTHSGVLASALAMDKDLAKIVGSAAGIPVAKSMVASRFDILGEHPMEPPYVVKPVAEGSSFGVVIVREGQSHPPQILGSSDWRYGDRVMVERYVHGRELTCAVMGEEVLGVCEIVPVGHAFYDYDSKYVPGGSKHECPAKISPNIYQKIQTLSLKAHKAIGCRGVSRSDFRFDDRSGEGDLVWLEINTQPGMTPTSLVPDIAAHAGLGFGELLSWMVEDASCSR
- the lpxC gene encoding UDP-3-O-acyl-N-acetylglucosamine deacetylase is translated as MGIDLLEYQTTLDARFSLSGIGVHSGESVSIHFNPADADTGIVFQRIDENAEGKVIRALAAEVGETDFCTGLGDTSGDHVATVEHLMAALSAMGIDNAAIEIDGGEVPIMDGSAAVFVEAFRQAGIRQLDVKRRYIRIKKPVRIGMGNSWAEFLPHDGTRFEVEIDFESPAIGRQAFAVDMNAEVFAREIARARTFGFIKDVERLWAAGFALGSSLENSVVIGEDHRVINMEGLRYEDEFVRHKMLDAVGDLALAGARFIGCFRSYRGGHRLNAAALRHLLTDPSAFEIVETTRRERGRGAEMIAVNAPVYAPWVL